From the Carassius auratus strain Wakin unplaced genomic scaffold, ASM336829v1 scaf_tig00009243, whole genome shotgun sequence genome, one window contains:
- the LOC113072515 gene encoding uncharacterized protein LOC113072515, whose translation MRTYRVLPHLFVALLFCDYGMFSTPSPSPSGMPTNAVLNISDSNTTVTTTKSITVGNGSSTVESGSGRNQPNDFNGTTESSRDNSVTESQRVNGSTSAAISSTARPENTTHDVKHHATPEKKDSTTGTGGMKAEDSTVTGGVIILVLFLLMIGFLLGLLYYLRKKTRSYSFDLTRVDVAANDYVDTPLRNDQQGISYEQTNKDLSVCADYVQEDKSEEKTDPKANGSCGEKTEEASTNDNDYQNVPEENSFSSNSSLSPPMKDEDFNLCLNLLGGESDLNDLTEAEATDTTQNENNNNVSNAGQGAAEDIFTEISLDEPN comes from the exons ATGCGCACTTACCGTGTACTTCCACACTTATTTG ttgCTCTTCTCTTCTGTGATTATGGGATGTTCTCCACGCCATCACCATCTCCTTCAGGGATGCCCACTAATGCAGTATTAAACATATCTGACTCTAACACTACTGTGACGACAACTAAATCTATAACAGTTGGGAATGGCTCGAGCACGGTAGAATCTGGCTCAGGGAGAAATCAGCCAAATGATTTCAATGGTACGACTGAGAGCAGTAGAGACAATTCTGTCACTGAATCTCAAAGGGTTAACGGAAGCACGAGCGCAGCGATCTCCTCAACAGCACGTCCAGAGAACACCACACATGACGTGAAGCACCATGCTACTCCAGAGAAAAAAG ATTCAACAACGGGTACAGGAG GAATGAAAGCAGAAG ATTCAACAGTAACAGGAG GTGTCATCATTTTGGTCCTCTTCTTGCTCATGATTGGTTTCCTGCTTGGCCTTTTGTATTATTTGAGAAAGAAAACAAGG AGTTACTCATTTGATCTGACTCGTGTGGACGTAGCTGCCAATGATTACGTTGACACCCCGCTCAGAAACGACCAACAAGGCATAAGCTATGAACAAACTAACAAAG atctgtctgtgtgtgcggACTACGTACAAGAGGACAAGTCAGAGGAGAAGACTGATCCCAAAGCAAATGGGTCTTGTGGAGAGAAAACTGAAGAAGCATCCACTAATGACAACG ATTATCAGAATGTTCCAGAAGAGAACAGTTTCTCTTCAAACTCGAGCTTGTCTCCACCAATGAAGGACGAGGATTTTAACCTGTGCCTGAATCTGCTCGGAGGCGAATCTGATTTAAACGATTTGACCGAAGCTGAAGCCACCGATACGACGCAAAACGAAAACAACAATAATGTCAGCAATGCCG GGCAGGGAGCAGCAGAAGATATCTTCACTGAAATCAGTCTAGATGAGCCAAACTAA
- the LOC113072516 gene encoding uncharacterized protein LOC113072516 codes for MDSRPTFLHPPENNEPKVCWESESQHRKGNHSPGTRTRLVKNHGIEVQAKETEERSTGHVKTLKHNALATTAIPAAELLPASTAASKIPTMHSASTKQVTAGITSVSAMTKTASKKNTKTTVGVEVLSLSGQTGHSGTKPRSPNVSHEKKLQASAKAFPNNMQKTASASHIMGSTDFPKKTLQKTSSTSQISSTDSPKSLSRTLSHIPRATSSPKLKPPHPASLKVDKTERNRRVTSKEAQLSTSPKDKMTDTLVESNLQLGTKAEMRESPQEQEIKSGNEGDNKDTVPQGHSLGGSDVISNFKGCKEMSSLSLYRAENLKEPEDKTDAYVTTQERHTGKSQRLWEKKGREEAECEEKRNTGERKGEAEVKNVKMVIELKKDTVNNEKNKIPTPKNLKDAVTMTVEGFPVTETKDAALQVDLKPVCIDVEVQAVVEVCSRSTLTSPVHNVQPCQLNHEIDLNSKAGLHNELNLDSILDSDWLPTVPLPDPKPTEAKPRFLGPPPYKSPNSQKPLQHICQIEIELRSQFPQPLGSVPTQVTSGDSLKPLKSGGTAGVVGEKEESGAPQEIVWDEQGMTWEVYGASLDMESLGFAIQNHLQCKIREHERRIGTLRKSICLSEQSPGKGRIGKKKRNVFRSLFGGSKCCSKPRPKEEAEK; via the coding sequence ATGGATTCCCGACCTACTTTCCTTCATCCCCCTGAAAATAATGAGCCCAAGGTATGCTGGGAATCTGAGTCCCAGCACAGAAAAGGAAACCACTCTCCTGGAACCAGGACAAGACTTGTAAAGAATCATGGGATTGAAGTACAAGCTAAAGAGACGGAGGAGAGATCCACCGGCCATgtaaaaacactaaaacacaatgcattagCCACCACTGCCATTCCAGCCGCAGAACTGCTTCCTGCATCCACAGCTGCATCAAAAATACCCACCATGCACTCAGCGTCAACCAAGCAGGTCACTGCGGGAATAACCAGTGTAAGTGCTATGACTAAAACGGcatctaaaaaaaacaccaaaacaacAGTTGGAGTGGAGGTCTTAAGTTTATCCGGCCAAACTGGACACAGTGGGACAAAACCAAGATCCCCAAATGTGAGCCATGAGAAGAAGCTACAAGCAAGTGCAAAAGCATTTCCCAATAACATGCAAAAAACTGCCTCAGCATCTCATATCATGGGCTCCACAGACTTCCCCAAAAAGACACTTCAAAAAACATCGTCCACTTCCCAGATTTCCTCAACCGACTCTCCCAAGAGTCTCAGCCGGACTCTCTCGCACATTCCCAGAGCAACGTCCAGCCCCAAACTTAAACCACCCCATCCCGCATCTCTCAAAGTGGATAAAACCGAGCGGAATAGAAGAGTCACGAGCAAAGAGGCACAGCTGTCGACTTCTCCAAAAGATAAAATGACTGATACGTTGGTGGAGAGCAACCTGCAACTGGGGACAAAAGCAGAAATGCGGGAGAGTCCTCAGGAGCAAGAGATAAAGAGCGGGAATGAGGGAGATAATAAAGACACAGTCCCTCAGGGACACAGTCTTGGAGGAAGTGACGTCATCTCGAACTTTAAAGGTTGCAAAGAAATGTCTTCTCTGTCACTGTATCGTGCCGAAAACCTGAAAGAGCCAGAAGACAAGACTGACGCATATGTCACGACCCAAGAGAGACACACAGGAAAGAGTCAGAGGCTCTGGGAGAAGAAGGGAAGGGAGGAAGCAGAGTGCGAGGAGAAGAGGAACACAGGAGAGAGAAAGGGGGAAGCTGAGGTTAAGAATGTCAAAATGGTGATTGAGCTCAAGAAGGATActgtaaataatgaaaagaaTAAGATTCCGACACCCAAGAACTTGAAGGATGCAGTGACAATGACAGTCGAAGGTTTCCCGGTGACCGAGACGAAGGATGCAGCACTGCAGGTTGATCTGAAACCGGTGTGTATTGATGTCGAGGTCCAGGCGGTTGTGGAGGTCTGCTCCAGATCCACACTCACAAGCCCAGTCCACAACGTTCAACCTTGTCAGTTGAACCATGAGATTGACCTCAACTCTAAAGCTGGCCTGCACAATGAGCTCAACCTTGACAGCATCTTGGACTCTGATTGGTTGCCGACTGTACCCTTACCGGACCCCAAACCAACAGAAGCCAAGCCTAGATTTCTAGGTCCACCCCCTTACAAGTCTCCCAATAGTCAGAAACCGCTTCAACACATCTGTCAAATAGAGATTGAGCTTCGTAGCCAGTTTCCGCAACCTCTCGGTTCGGTCCCCACCCAAGTAACCTCTGGGGACTCCTTGAAGCCACTCAAATCTGGGGGAACAGCAGGGGTGGTAGGAGAAAAGGAGGAGAGCGGTGCACCTCAGGAGATTGTCTGGGATGAGCAGGGAATGACGTGGGAAGTCTATGGAGCGTCGCTGGATATGGAGTCCCTGGGATTTGCCATCCAGAACCACCTGCAGTGTAAGATCCGTGAACATGAGCGTCGCATCGGCACACTCCGGAAGTCTATATGCCTCTCCGAACAATCGCCCGGAAAGGGCAGGATAGGAAAGAAGAAGAGGAATGTCTTTAGGTCGCTGTTTGGTGGATCTAAGTGCTGCTCAAAACCACGACCCAAAGAGGAAGCCGAAAAGTGA